A stretch of DNA from Candidatus Rokuibacteriota bacterium:
CGTCTACGGCATGACGGGAGGCCAGGGCGCGCCCACGACGCCCGAGGGCATGCGCAGCAGCATCACACCCGGCGGCGCCATCGAGCCCGCCTTCGACGCCTGCCGGCTCGCGCTGGGCGCGGGCGCCTCCTTCGTCGCGCGAGGGCTCACGGCCCAGCCGCTCCAGCTCGACGACCTGATCGTCCAGGCCATGCAGCACCGGGGCTTCTCCTTCCTCGAGGTGGCGAGCGACTGCCCGGAGTTCTTCGGCCGCTACAACGATCTCGGGCGCGGCCCGGAGATGCTCCAGGCGCAGCGGAGCCATGTGCAGTGGCTCGGCGCCAAGCTCACCGACAAGAGCTTCGTTCCGGGGCTGGGGCTCGACGTGCCCCATGGCGGGGCCGCGCCCGCCTTTGACGCCGGCGTCCTCCACCGCGAGGAGAGGCCCGACCTCGGCGCGCTGCTGGCCAGGCGCGCGGCAGCCTCGCCGCCACGAGCGAGGCGCCCCGAGATCGTTCCCCCTGCGGCCGGGACCGCGGGCGCCACGGCGGGGAACGGATCCTCCTTCGCCGGCCCCGTCCGGATCAGGCTCGCGGGCGCCGGCGGGCAGGGCATCGTGCTGGCGGGGCTCCTCCTGGCCGAGGCCGCCGTGGCTGCGGGACGCAATGCCACCCATGCCCAGGCCTATGGACCCGAGTCCCGCGGCGGCGCCAGCAAGGCGGAGGTCATCATCAGCGACGGCGAGATCGAGTTCCCCTGCGCCGACCGCGTGGACGCCCTGGTGGCGCTGACGCGGGTGGCCTGCGATCGCTACCTCTCCCTGCTCGAGCCCGGCGGGACACTCGTGGTGGACGGGGACGAGGTGCCCCTGGCGGAGGGCATGGATTTCGCCTGCCACGCCCTGCCCATCACCGCCACGGCCCAGCGCGTGCTCGGCACCGCCATGGGGGCGAACCTCGTGGCGCTGGGCGCCATCGTCGCGCTCACCGGGGCCGTGCCGCTGGAGGCCGCCGAGCGCGCCATCGCCGTCCGCCGCCCCGGCGGCAGCATCGAACGGGCGCTCCGCGCCTTCCGCGCGGGGTCAGGTCTTGCATTACGACATCGGTAGGGCCGACGTGTTGGATTGCAAGGCCTGACCCTAGAGCCAGTCGGCGATGAAGATGTCGAGGTCGCGCGGGGCGCGGGCGCCGCGATTGCTGCAGAAGACGAGCTGGCGACCGTCGCGGGAGAACATGGGGAACGAGGCGAACGACTCGGCCCAGGTGAGCCGCTCGAGCCCCCCGCCGTCAGCGTCCACCCGGTAGAGCGAGAAGCTCCGCCCCGAGGGGTCGTGGAGATTCGACGAGAAGACGATCTGCCGGGAGTCCGGATGCATGAAGGGGGCGAAGTTGGCGGCGCCGTTCCGCGTGACCTGGGTGAGACCGCTGCCGTCCGTCCGCATGTAGAAGATCTCTAGGCGCCGCGGCCGCACCAGCGACTGGCCCAGCAGCGACCGGTACTCGTCGAGATCGACCCCCGGGGCCGGACGGGCAGCGCGGAAGACGATGTGCCGTCCGTCCCAGGAGAAGAAGGGCCCGCCGTCGTAACCGATGCCCTCGGTGAGCCGCCGCACGTGGCCCCCATCCGCGTCCATCGTGTAGAGGTCGAGGTCCCCCTCCCGCAGCGAGGTGAACACGATGCGCCGGCCGTCCGGCGCGACGGCCCCCTCGGCGTCGTACCCGTCGTTGTGGGTGAGCCGTGTCAGGGCGCCCGTGTCGAGGTCGGCAGCGAAGATCTCGTAGGAGCGGTAGATGGGCCAGACATACCCCTGCGACCGGTCTGGCGCCACGGGGCACTCGGGCGCGCCGAGATGTGTCGAGGCGTAGATGATGCGCCGGCCGTCGGGGAAGAAGAAGGCGCAGGTGGTGCGTCCCTTGCCGGTGGAGACCAGGCGCACGTCGCCGCCGTCGGCGCGCATGGTGAAGATCTGGTCACAGCCGAAGGGCGGGCGCGTGGACTGGAAGACGAGGCGGGTGCCGGTCCAGTCGAAGTAGGCCTCGGCGTTCTGGCCGCCGAAGGTGAGCTGCCGCAGATTCGCGAGCCGGCGCTCCCGGGCGTCGGCGGGGACCGCTGCGGCCTGGGCCCTGCGTCGGCGGGCCTGGATGGACTCCACCAGCGCCCAGGCGGAGCCGGTGAGCCCGAGTTGCAGCATCGTCCGGCGATCGAGCCGCCACCGGATCACTGCCGCCGCTCCTGGAGCACGGCCTCGACGCGCTCCTCCGCCCCGTCGCGCAGGAGCCGCAGCTCAACGCGGTCGCCCGGGCGCTGGGCACGCAGCGCGAAGGTGAGGTCGTTGAGCGTCTTTACCGTGACGGGACCGAATCTCACGATGAGGTCTCCCGCGCGGACGCCGGCCTTCTCGGCCGGGCTGCCGGCGCGCACGGAGCTGACCTTGACGCCGGGGCGCGGGGACTCGCCGAACTCTGGAATGACGCCGAGATACGGCCCGTACCCGCCGGCCCTCGGCCCGCGCGCCGGCGGGGCCTCGATCTTCACATAGGTCGGCGCCGCCGGGGCCGCTGCCACGGCCCCCACGAGCCGCGTGGCGAAGGCGGTCACTGTCTCAAGCCCCTGCGCCGAGATCTTCTCCCAGGTGTCCGACGGCCGGTGGTACTCCTCGTGGGCGCCGGTGGTGAGGAACACGACGGGCCGCCCGCGCGCGTAGAAGGAGGTGTGATCCGAGGGCGCGTGGGGATCCCCACGGAGCTGGAGATCCAGGGGCAGTCCCCGGGCGGCCTCGGTGACGAGGGCGCGCAGCCCGGTGCCGCTGTCCACTCCGGAGGCATAGAGCTTCCCCTCACGCAGCCGCCCCACCATGTCCAGGTTCAGCATGAGGGCGATGCGGTCCAGCGGCAGCGGCGGGTGCGCGACCTGGTGGGCCGAGCCGAGCAGCCCCATCTCCTCCCCCGCGAAGGCCACGAAGACCAGGGTGCGCGGCGCCCCCCCGGCTGCGGCGAAGGCACGGGCCATTCCGAGCACGGCCGCCGTGCCCGAGGCATTGTCGTCGGCGCCGGGATGGATGGTGCCGAGCAGATCCGGGGCCAGGGAGCCCTCGCCGCCGCGGCCGAGGTGATCGTAGTGGGCGCCGATCAGGACGGCCTGGTCGGCCAGGGCCGGGTCGGTGCCGGGGAGGATGCCGACCACGTTGACCGCCGTCCCACGCTCGCGGGTGAGGCTCACCTCGAGGCGGACCCGCATCCCGGCCACAGACAGCGAGCGCGGGGCCATCGCCTGGTCGATGGCCGCGGCCAGGGCGCCGAGCTTCTTGCCGGCTGGCGCCAGGAGCGAGTCGGCGACCGCCCGCGTCACGAACGCCGCCAGCACGCCCCAGGGCTGGCTGATGCCGGCCAGCCGCGGCAGGCGCTCCGCCTCGGCCTCCGGATGCTCCACGAGCAGGATGGCGCGCGCGCCGTGTTGCCTGGCGTTGATGACCTTGTGGCTGCGCTCGGAGTAGTGGTAGGCCTCGGGCCGTCTGAACGGGCTCGACGGGTCCCGCCCCCGCGGCTCGCGGCTCAGGACCAGCACGACCCGGTCTCGCACCTCGAGCCCCGCGTAGTCGTCGTAGCCGAGCTCCGGCGCCGTGATGCCGTAGCCGGCGAAGACGAGGTCGCTCTCGACGGTGCCGTCTGCCGAGACTGCCAGGGGCGTGTAGTCCCGTCCGAGCGTGAGGCCGAGCGGCGCGGGCGCGAGGATCCGCAGCGCATTGGCCGGGCCCAGCCGGATCCCCGTCGTCACCTGGAAGGGCTGGAGATAGCCTCCGGCATCCCCGCCAGGCCGGAGACCTGCCTGGCGGAAGACGGAGACGGCATGCGCGGCGGCGCGGTCGGCGCCCTCGGTGCCCGAGGCGCGGCCCTCGGTGTCCGGGGCGGAGAGCCTCTTGACCTGCTCCAGCAGCCACGTCGGGGACTGGGGTGAGGGCGCGGTGGCGCAGGCCTGAGTTGCCGTCAGGGCCAGGACGAGGACCAGCGCACGGAGGCTCACGCCGACATTCTACACGCACGCCCGGGGGCCGTCGCTTCACCCCGACTTCAAGACGTGCGCCGTGCGCCTCGAGGAGGCCTGGTCTCCGGGGGGAGCCAGGCCGGCGCGGGGAGAGCCGTCCGGGCGCCGGATGGGTTAGACTGGGCCCCGTGCGCCAGGTGACGGCGCACCCGGGAGGGACCAGGACATGCCGAGGGGATGGGCAGGCGGGCTCCTGTTGATGGCGCTGCTCTGGGCCCCCGCCGCCGCCCCGGCCGAGATGCTCCTGCCGCCGGGCTTCAGCGCCGAGGTCTACGTGACGGGCCAGGGCTTCGACCCGGACGCGGGGCGCGCGGGCCGCGGCATCCCGGCCACCTCGACCATCGCCTTCGATCACGCGGGCGTCCTCTTCCTCGCACGGACGGCGCGCCGCTACACCGGCGGCGAGGTCGAGGATCTCTACCCCGTGTACCGCGTGCCCGCCGGCGGCACGCGGCTGACCCCCGGGAGCGAGGCGCGCTACTTCCACGGCCCGCCGCTCAGGAACCCGCAGATCGCCGCCGTCCGGAACAGCCGGGAGCTGTTCGTGAGCACCTTCGATCGCGAGCGGCGCATCGGCGTCCTCTACCGGTTGAGCGACGGACGTGCCACGCTCTTCGCGGGCGGCACCCCGCCCGAGGGGCAGGCGCCGCTGCTGCGACAGCCCGAGGCCGCGGCGTTCGACGACGGCGGCCACGTCTACGTCGCGGACCGGCAGCAGGACATCGTGGCCCGGCTCGATGCCTCCGGGCACGTGCTGGACGCGCGCTGGCTGAGCGTGAAGCGGCCCCGTCTACTCGCCTCCGGACCCGGAGGTCAGCTCTGGGTCGGCGCCGATGGGCAGGCCGAGGCTCCGTGGCAGCGCGGACCGGGGGAGATCTGGAAGGTCGCGCCCGACGGCGCCGCGAGCCTGGTCCTCCGCGGGCCGGTGGCCGCCGGGATGGCGGTGAGCCCCGGCGGCCGGCTCTTCGTGGCTGACCGTCACGGCTCGCAGCTCTTCATCCTGGGCCCCGGCGGCGAGCAGATCGAGTTCGCCCGCTTCACCAACGGGGACTTCCCCCGGGCACTGGCCTTCGCGCCGATCACCGCGGAGACGCAGCGGGCGGGCATCGCCGGCAGCCTGTTCGTCGTGGTCATCCACCGCAGCGCGTGGCCCGTCAACGAGGTGATCCGGGTCTCGGGGCCCTTCGAGGGCTTCGTCCGGAGCAGGTGAGGGGCGGGCGTCAGGCTCCCGCGGACCGGGCGAGCGCCTCGTCCAGGCCCAGTTCGGCGAGCTTGGCCGCGGTGGGCCGGCCCGTGTCGGGGTCCCAGCCCGCCATCTCGTAATAGAGCCTGCGCGCCGCCAGGAACTCGGCCGGGTCGATCTTTTCGCCCTTGAGCGGGCCGTTGCCGATGCCCTCGTGGAGCCGCTTCGGCAGGAGGTCGTCCTCCGGGGTGAACCCCTCGCGGCAGTTGAAGAGGCGCATCAGGGTGTTGGCGCGCTCGCCCACCTTCATCATCTCGTAGAGGCTCAGGTTCCAGCCGGTGACCCCGTTGACGTAGTCGACCAGCGGCTCGAGCCCGAGGGCGTTGAGCGGTGTGCCGACGAAGTCGCACATCCCGACGCAGTTGTAGAAGCTCCACACCTGCTGGGTGACGAAGAAGGCACGGACCTTCTTGGCGTCCAGCGTCAGCGGGTCCAGCGGCTCGATGAGCCCCAGCGAGCCAAGCGGGTGCCCCTGGGGGTGGAAGCCCGCGTAGAACGGATCGTGGGGCGCCTCCATGTGGTCGGCCCCCGTGGGCGACACCGCGTAGGCCAGCGAGAGGCCCTTCTTGCCGCGCGGGTCGTGCATGGGCAGCTCCTGCCCCTTGACGTGCAGCGCGAAGCGCTCGGCGCCCTTGCCGATCCGCCGCGCCGCCAGGCGCGCCCCCTCGGCCAGGAGGTCGCCGAGGCCCTCGCGCCGGCCGATCATGCCCACCAGCGTCTCGACGGCCCGGGCATTGCCCCAGGTCAGCTCGAGGCCGCCGGTGTCCTGCGTCGTCAGGATGCCGTGCTCGAAGCACTCCATGGCGAAGGCGATGACGGCGCCCGTGGAGATCGAGTCCATCACGTACTGCCCCATGAGCTGGTTGATCCTGGCCACGGCGTGGAGATCGCCCACGCCGCAGAGGGACCCCGTGGCGGCCACGGTCTCGTACTCGGGCCCGCCGTACCTGGGCTCCACCCCCTCGTCCTTGATCTCGACCTCGCGCTTGCAGGCCACGGCGCAGGCGTAGCAGGTGCCGCGGTTGACCAGGATGGTCTCGGCCATCGTCTGGCCGCTGATGGCCCGGGCGTGCTCGAAGGAGCCGTCGCGGAAGTTGCGGGTGGGCAGGATGCCGCTGGCCTCCAGCGCCAGCACCCCGCCGGCCGTGCCCACCTGATGGAAGCGGTCGTGGGCGCGGTCGTAGTGCTCGCGGAACCAGCTGAGCGCCGTCTTGGCCGCGGCCTTGTCCTGCGCCACGGGGGGCTTGCTGCCCCGCACGGCGATGGCCTTGAGGCGCTTCGACCCCATGACGGCGCCGAGCCCCGAGCGGCCGTGGAAGTGCTTGAGCTGGTTCACGATGGCCGCGAAGCGCACGAGCTTCTCGCCGGCCACCCCGGTCTGCAGCACGCGGATGCGCCTGTCGCCCAGCTCCTGCTCGAGCCCGTCCTGCACCTCGCCCGACAGCCGCCCCCAGTGGGCGCTCGCGTCCCGGAACTCGACCTCGCCGTCCTTGATCCACAGATACACCGGGCTCTCGGAGCGCCCGCGGATGGCCAGCCCGTCGAAGCCGGCCGCACGCAGCTCGGGCGCCCACCAGCCGCCCGCCTCCGACTCGCCGTAACCGCCGGTGAGGGGTGACTTGGCCGCGGCGGTGTAGCGGTTGGTGCCCGACAGCGACATCCCGTTGATCACGCTCGTGGTGAAGACGAGCACGTTGTCGGGACCCAGGGGATCCACCCGCGGGGGCAGCTCGCGGAGGAGGAGATGGCAGGCGAGCGCCCCTCCGCCCATGTACGTGCGGAGGATGGCTTCGGGGATCTCCTCGACACGCGTCCGGCGGGACGACAGATCCACGTGGAGGACCTTCTGGGTGAGGCCCGATGCCATTGTGGGCTCTCCTCTCAGTACCCGGTGCCGAGCTTGCGGTGGTCCCAGGTGACGATGCGGGTCGGGTGGAAGCGCAGGCCGATGCGCTTGGGCGCCTGCCTGGCGACCAGCTGTCGCCGCTCCTCCGTCGGCACAGTGCCTCCCGTGGCCGCGGCGTAGCGGACGCCGAGGCGCAGCCCGATCTCGGTGACGGCGGGGAGGTCGCGGATCAGCTCCACGTCGCATTCGAGCATGGCGCCGCGCAGCTCGACGTAGCGGTCGCCCGCCTCCACCTGCAGCGTCGCCCGCGGAAGCCGCTCGAGGTTCCGCACCTTCTGCGACTTGCCGAAGGTCCAGGTGGTGATGATCGTGCCGTCGGCGACGTACCAGAGCGGCATGAGGTGCGGGCGCCCGTTGGGGCCCATGGTGGCGCAGGTGACGACGCGCTCCTGCGCGAGGAAGGCCTCCAGCTCGGCGCCGGACATGGTGATCTGCGATCGCTTCAGCATGCCTCTCCTCTGCGGGGCTAGAGGACGACCTTCCGGTCGCGAAGGGCCTGGATGCGCTCCGGCGCGTAGCCGCACTCGGCCAGGATCTCGTCGGTGTGCTCGCCGCGCAGCGGAGCGGCCTGTCGCACGCCGGGCGCCATCCGCGAGAACCTGAGCGGCGTTCCCACCACGGGGATCTCCCCCAGCCGCGGGTGCCGCGCCCGCTGGACGATGCCGCTCTGGACGGTCTGGGGATCGCGCATGACCTGGTCCACGGTGTTCACCGGCGTCGCGGGCACGTCCGCCCGCTCGAGGAGCGCCAGCAGCGGCTCGCGCTCGTGACCGGCGATGGTGTCCTCGAGGATCGCCTCCAGCTCGGCGCGGTGCTCGACGCGCTGCTCGTTCCGGGCGAAGCGCGGGTCGGCGGCCAGGTCCTCGCGGCCCAGCGCGTGGGCGAGCTTCTGCCAGAAGCGGTCGTTAGCCGCGGCGATGAAGATCCACTGGCCATCCTTGCAGCGGAAGTTCCGGTAGGGCGAGAGCGACGGGTGGCCGGACCCGAGCGCGCGCGGCAGCGCCCCGGTCAGCAGGTACCCCTCCGCGTGGAAGGCCAGCAGGCTCACGGCCGTCTCGAGGAGGGAGGCGTCCACGCGCTGCCCGAGGCCGGTGCGCTGGCGCTGGAGCAGCGCCGCCGAGATGCCCAGCGCGCAGAGGATCCCCGTGGAGAGGTCCAGGAAGGAGACGCCGGCTCGCACCGGCTGGCCGCCGGGCTCGCCGGTGATGGACATGATGCCGCTGAAGGCCTGCATCAGCGCCTCATAGCCGGGGCTGTCCTTGCGGGGGCCGGTCCGGCCGAAGGCCGAGACGGAGCAGTAGATGAGCCGCGGGTTGATATCGGCGAGCCCCTCGTAGCCGAGGCCGAAGGACTCCATGGTGCCGGTGCGGAAGTTCTCGACGAGGGCATCGGCCCCGCGGGCGAGGTCCCTGACGACCTGCGCCCCCTCGGGAGCCTTGAGGTCCAGCGCCATCCCGCGCTTGTTGCGGTTGAAGAGGAGGTAGGCCGCGGCCTCCCCGTCCCGGTACGGCGGCCAGGTGCGCGACTCGTCGCCCTGGCCCGTGTCCTCGATCTTGATCACGTCCGCGCCGAGATCGGCGAGCAGCGCCCCGCACCAGGGGCCCGCGATGACGCGCGAGAGATCGATGACGCGGACCCCCGCGAGCGCCAGCGGAAAGGAGCTCATGGACGCTACTATGGACGAAAGCTGGGGAGGTGGCAACGGCCAAGATCCCGCCCGGCCGGTTGCGCGGGGCGCGCTGCGCGCAGCCGGCCGAGCGCAGGCTCAGCCCTTGAGCGCCTCGTGGACCCTGCCGACCATCTTGGCGCCGGGGTTGACCAGCGTCTTGTCCCCCTCGTCCTTCCACTTGGACGGACAGGCCTCGTTGGTCTTCTTGGCCATGTAGATGTTGGCCTTGAACTTCCGCAGCAGCTCGTCGATGTTGCGGCCCATGTTGTAGAAGTTCACCTCGGAGTTGAGCAGCGTACCCTCGGGGTTGATGATGAACGTCCCCCGGAGCGCCAGCCCCGTGCCCTCGTCGTAGACGCCGAACATCCGCGAGACCTTCCCCGTGGGGTCGGCGCCCATCGGGTACTTGACCTGGGCCAGCTCCTTCTCGTCCCGCTGCCACGCCAGGTGCACGAACTGGGTGTCCGTGCTCACCGTGACGATATCACACCCCATCCTGACGAACCGCTCGTGCTGCTCTGCCAGAGCAGCGAACTCGGTCGCTCAGACGAACGTGAAGTCGGCCGGATAGAAGAAGAGGATGGTCCAGCGCTTCTTGGCGAGCTGCTCCGACAGGCTGAGCTTGCCGAAGTCGCCCCTGGCCGGTTCGTACGTGGTGAGCGAGAAGTCCGGCACCTTCTGGCCGAGCTTGAGTCCCCCATCCATCTCGGACATGCCTTGGCGCCTCCTGTGCGCGTGGTCGGTTGAGGGGAGCTTCCGGCTCCTGCGACGCCCCATATGCTACTCATCTCCGGCAAGCTCTGCCCGGCGATCTGCGCCGGGAGCCCCCGGGGCCGGAGGGCTGGGCTATGATGGGTCAGCCCACACGGAGGGGGCGCACCCATGCTCACCGCCGCCGAGTTCATCAAGGCCGGGATCACGCAGCTTCACCGTTCGCTGGACAAGGCCACCGCCGACCTCACCCCGGAGCAGCTGCACGCGGTGCCGGGCGGCCACCCCGGGGCCAACACCATCGCCTTCGAGATCTGGCATCTCGTCCGCACGGAGGACAACGTGGTGCGCTTCGTGATCCAGAACCGGCGGCCCACTGTCTGGACCGAGGGCGGCTACGCCGAGCGGCTTGGCCTGCCGCCCGTGGCCCAGGGGACGGGCATGCCCGTGGCGGAGGCACAGGCCCTCCGCATCAAGGACGTCCCGCTGTTCAGGGAGTACGTGCGGCAGGTGTGGGCGAGCACTGACGAGCTGTTCGCCGGGGCCGATCCCGCGACGCTCGAGAAGACCGTGGTCGTCAAGCCGCTGGGGGAGATGCCCGCCATCCGCGCGCTGGGCCAGGTCGTGCTCACCCACGGGTTGACTCATCTGGGCGAGATCGAGCTGATCCGCACCCTCGTCGGCACGGGCCCCGTCGTCTCCGTCTAGGCCACCCGGAGTACGTTGACAGCGTGCGGCGGCGGGAGCACGCTGGACCCGAGAGGCCGCGCGATGAAGGAAGCTTGGTTCATCACCATTGTGTCCGGGGGGCAGACGGGAGCGGATCGCGCCGCGCTCGACTGGGCCACCGCCCACGGCGTGCCTCACGGCGGCTGGTGCCCCCGCGGGCGGCTGGCCGAGGACGGCACGATCGACTCGCGCTACCACCTCACCGAGACGCCCGACGAGCACTACTCGCAGCGGACCGAGTGGAACGTCAGGGACTCGGACGGCACGGTCATCTTCTCCGTCGCCGATGAGCTGGCGGGCGGGTCCAGGAGCACCGCCGAGTTCGCCCGCCAGTGGAGCAAGCCCTGCCTGCATCTCTCCCGCGCCGCGACTCCGAACGGGGCCGGTGAGCGACTCCGGCGCTTCCTGAGAGAGCATGGCATCCGCGTCCTCAACATCGCCGGGCCGCGTGGCTCCGACGAGCCGGAGGTGGGCGACTTCGTCAAGGAGATCCTCTCGGAGGCGTTCTTCTCGCCCGAGGACCCCTGAGCCCGGCTGGGAATGCCGCGCCGTGGGCGGCGCCCCGCGCGAGCGCCGGCTCCAGCCGCAGCAGGGAGGCCCCTCAGCCTTCCTGCTTGTGCCCGGGGGTATAGTGACCACAGGGGGGCATGACCCTTCCCCCTTGGAGGTGACAGCAATGGGATCGACACGGTCGACTCTCGCTCGATCCATTCGTGCTGTCTCGATACAGATCGCCAGCCCGCTCCTGCCGCTGGGGCTCGTGACGCTCGCCCTGGCCCGGGAACGCACCGCGTTGCCGGCTCCCACTGCGCTGCCGGTTCCCACCGCGCCGCCGCTCCCCCAGGTCCCGGACGACGCCATCGCCGGCGGGGCGGTGGCGATCCCCCTGGTCCTGCTGATCCTTGCAGTGGTTCTCGCAGTGAGGCTCGTGGACCTGCGGCGCCAGCGCGCCCACGAGGCGGGTCAGCTGGAGGCGAGGATCGCGGAGGCGCTGGCGACAGAGGGCGCACTGGCAGGACTTCCCGTCACGCCCAGGGTGCGCGTGCCGCTGTGGAGCGATGAGCCGGTGGTGGAGGTGACGGGCCAGGTTCCCGCCCCCGAGATCGAGGCGGCGGCCCTGCGGGTGGTGGAGCGCGAGGCGTCGGCGGTGGCCTCGGGCGTCCGCGTCGAGGACCACCTCCGCGTGGTCCGCGCGCCCCGCGCCGCGTAACGAGTCGGGGTCAGGTCTTGCATTACGACATCGGGCAGGGTGCGGCCTTGCCTGGCCATATGGTGTTGGATTGCAAGACCTGACCCCCCTGGCCGCCTGCCCCTTGACAGGGCCGCGGCGGCCCCGCTAACATGCCGCGTCGATCGAACGCTCGATCAAGACGACCCGCGCCCCGCGCCGAGGCCCATGCGATACTCGCTTGCCGACCAGACTGTGAGGGACGCCGCCTCCTGGGAGGAGGCCTGCGCCCGCCATGTCTGGAAGATCCCGGCCCGCTACAACATCGCGTGGGACTGCTGCGACAGGCACGCCGACGGTAGCGGCCGGCCTGCCCTCCTCTGGGAGGACGGGCACGGCGGGGGCGCGGCCTTCTCCTTCGACGATCTCAAGCGTCTCTCCGACCGCGTCGGCGGCGGGCTGCGCGCGCTGGGCGTCGAGCGGGGGGCGCGCGTGGCGCTCATGCTGCCGCAGACCCCC
This window harbors:
- a CDS encoding pyridoxamine 5'-phosphate oxidase family protein, whose amino-acid sequence is MLKRSQITMSGAELEAFLAQERVVTCATMGPNGRPHLMPLWYVADGTIITTWTFGKSQKVRNLERLPRATLQVEAGDRYVELRGAMLECDVELIRDLPAVTEIGLRLGVRYAAATGGTVPTEERRQLVARQAPKRIGLRFHPTRIVTWDHRKLGTGY
- a CDS encoding CoA transferase, with the translated sequence MSSFPLALAGVRVIDLSRVIAGPWCGALLADLGADVIKIEDTGQGDESRTWPPYRDGEAAAYLLFNRNKRGMALDLKAPEGAQVVRDLARGADALVENFRTGTMESFGLGYEGLADINPRLIYCSVSAFGRTGPRKDSPGYEALMQAFSGIMSITGEPGGQPVRAGVSFLDLSTGILCALGISAALLQRQRTGLGQRVDASLLETAVSLLAFHAEGYLLTGALPRALGSGHPSLSPYRNFRCKDGQWIFIAAANDRFWQKLAHALGREDLAADPRFARNEQRVEHRAELEAILEDTIAGHEREPLLALLERADVPATPVNTVDQVMRDPQTVQSGIVQRARHPRLGEIPVVGTPLRFSRMAPGVRQAAPLRGEHTDEILAECGYAPERIQALRDRKVVL
- a CDS encoding M28 family peptidase, yielding MSLRALVLVLALTATQACATAPSPQSPTWLLEQVKRLSAPDTEGRASGTEGADRAAAHAVSVFRQAGLRPGGDAGGYLQPFQVTTGIRLGPANALRILAPAPLGLTLGRDYTPLAVSADGTVESDLVFAGYGITAPELGYDDYAGLEVRDRVVLVLSREPRGRDPSSPFRRPEAYHYSERSHKVINARQHGARAILLVEHPEAEAERLPRLAGISQPWGVLAAFVTRAVADSLLAPAGKKLGALAAAIDQAMAPRSLSVAGMRVRLEVSLTRERGTAVNVVGILPGTDPALADQAVLIGAHYDHLGRGGEGSLAPDLLGTIHPGADDNASGTAAVLGMARAFAAAGGAPRTLVFVAFAGEEMGLLGSAHQVAHPPLPLDRIALMLNLDMVGRLREGKLYASGVDSGTGLRALVTEAARGLPLDLQLRGDPHAPSDHTSFYARGRPVVFLTTGAHEEYHRPSDTWEKISAQGLETVTAFATRLVGAVAAAPAAPTYVKIEAPPARGPRAGGYGPYLGVIPEFGESPRPGVKVSSVRAGSPAEKAGVRAGDLIVRFGPVTVKTLNDLTFALRAQRPGDRVELRLLRDGAEERVEAVLQERRQ
- a CDS encoding DinB family protein, whose product is MLTAAEFIKAGITQLHRSLDKATADLTPEQLHAVPGGHPGANTIAFEIWHLVRTEDNVVRFVIQNRRPTVWTEGGYAERLGLPPVAQGTGMPVAEAQALRIKDVPLFREYVRQVWASTDELFAGADPATLEKTVVVKPLGEMPAIRALGQVVLTHGLTHLGEIELIRTLVGTGPVVSV
- a CDS encoding putative molybdenum carrier protein, with the protein product MKEAWFITIVSGGQTGADRAALDWATAHGVPHGGWCPRGRLAEDGTIDSRYHLTETPDEHYSQRTEWNVRDSDGTVIFSVADELAGGSRSTAEFARQWSKPCLHLSRAATPNGAGERLRRFLREHGIRVLNIAGPRGSDEPEVGDFVKEILSEAFFSPEDP
- a CDS encoding 2-oxoacid:acceptor oxidoreductase family protein, with protein sequence MSMVAPEQIDYRQYLRLDMMPHILCPGCGHGIVLKAILRAIHRLGLRQDEVVFVSGIGCSSRIVGYVDFCTLHTTHGRPLTFATGLKLARPELTVIVITGDGDGLAIGGNHLIHAARRNVDLTCLLLNNAVYGMTGGQGAPTTPEGMRSSITPGGAIEPAFDACRLALGAGASFVARGLTAQPLQLDDLIVQAMQHRGFSFLEVASDCPEFFGRYNDLGRGPEMLQAQRSHVQWLGAKLTDKSFVPGLGLDVPHGGAAPAFDAGVLHREERPDLGALLARRAAASPPRARRPEIVPPAAGTAGATAGNGSSFAGPVRIRLAGAGGQGIVLAGLLLAEAAVAAGRNATHAQAYGPESRGGASKAEVIISDGEIEFPCADRVDALVALTRVACDRYLSLLEPGGTLVVDGDEVPLAEGMDFACHALPITATAQRVLGTAMGANLVALGAIVALTGAVPLEAAERAIAVRRPGGSIERALRAFRAGSGLALRHR
- a CDS encoding aldehyde ferredoxin oxidoreductase family protein, with the protein product MASGLTQKVLHVDLSSRRTRVEEIPEAILRTYMGGGALACHLLLRELPPRVDPLGPDNVLVFTTSVINGMSLSGTNRYTAAAKSPLTGGYGESEAGGWWAPELRAAGFDGLAIRGRSESPVYLWIKDGEVEFRDASAHWGRLSGEVQDGLEQELGDRRIRVLQTGVAGEKLVRFAAIVNQLKHFHGRSGLGAVMGSKRLKAIAVRGSKPPVAQDKAAAKTALSWFREHYDRAHDRFHQVGTAGGVLALEASGILPTRNFRDGSFEHARAISGQTMAETILVNRGTCYACAVACKREVEIKDEGVEPRYGGPEYETVAATGSLCGVGDLHAVARINQLMGQYVMDSISTGAVIAFAMECFEHGILTTQDTGGLELTWGNARAVETLVGMIGRREGLGDLLAEGARLAARRIGKGAERFALHVKGQELPMHDPRGKKGLSLAYAVSPTGADHMEAPHDPFYAGFHPQGHPLGSLGLIEPLDPLTLDAKKVRAFFVTQQVWSFYNCVGMCDFVGTPLNALGLEPLVDYVNGVTGWNLSLYEMMKVGERANTLMRLFNCREGFTPEDDLLPKRLHEGIGNGPLKGEKIDPAEFLAARRLYYEMAGWDPDTGRPTAAKLAELGLDEALARSAGA
- a CDS encoding peroxiredoxin; protein product: MDGGLKLGQKVPDFSLTTYEPARGDFGKLSLSEQLAKKRWTILFFYPADFTFVUATEFAALAEQHERFVRMGCDIVTVSTDTQFVHLAWQRDEKELAQVKYPMGADPTGKVSRMFGVYDEGTGLALRGTFIINPEGTLLNSEVNFYNMGRNIDELLRKFKANIYMAKKTNEACPSKWKDEGDKTLVNPGAKMVGRVHEALKG
- a CDS encoding PD40 domain-containing protein; the protein is MLQLGLTGSAWALVESIQARRRRAQAAAVPADARERRLANLRQLTFGGQNAEAYFDWTGTRLVFQSTRPPFGCDQIFTMRADGGDVRLVSTGKGRTTCAFFFPDGRRIIYASTHLGAPECPVAPDRSQGYVWPIYRSYEIFAADLDTGALTRLTHNDGYDAEGAVAPDGRRIVFTSLREGDLDLYTMDADGGHVRRLTEGIGYDGGPFFSWDGRHIVFRAARPAPGVDLDEYRSLLGQSLVRPRRLEIFYMRTDGSGLTQVTRNGAANFAPFMHPDSRQIVFSSNLHDPSGRSFSLYRVDADGGGLERLTWAESFASFPMFSRDGRQLVFCSNRGARAPRDLDIFIADWL